One Deltaproteobacteria bacterium genomic region harbors:
- a CDS encoding 3-keto-5-aminohexanoate cleavage protein, with translation MTTDLKNKKIITAALTGAIHTPSMSPHLPITPEQLIDEAVAARAAGAAVVHLHVRDPETGKPNADQELFRQIAVEVKKQCDVILCTTTGGGLGESVEKRVKVASTLKPELASLNAGSLNFALFHVLGKFKDWKHDWEKGYLEFTEDFIFPNTFKTMREFLEIFSQVGTKPEFEIYDVGMINNLAFAIQAGWVKTPVYLQFVMGILGGIPATPQNLMFLYETAQKAIGDFEFSVCAAGKNQFYMGTQSFLLGGHARVGLEDNLYLGKGQMAESNAEQVEKIARIARELDCEPATPEEARHILGLKGLDKVNF, from the coding sequence ATGACGACGGATTTGAAAAACAAAAAAATAATTACGGCGGCATTGACCGGTGCCATTCACACGCCCAGCATGTCGCCGCATTTGCCCATAACGCCCGAACAACTCATCGACGAAGCGGTTGCCGCCCGCGCGGCCGGTGCGGCGGTTGTCCATCTGCACGTTCGTGACCCGGAAACCGGAAAACCCAACGCCGACCAGGAATTGTTCCGGCAGATTGCGGTGGAGGTGAAAAAGCAGTGCGACGTCATCCTGTGTACGACCACCGGCGGAGGGCTGGGCGAATCGGTCGAGAAGCGCGTCAAGGTGGCTTCCACCTTGAAGCCCGAATTGGCTTCCCTGAACGCCGGTTCCCTGAACTTCGCCCTTTTTCACGTGCTGGGCAAGTTCAAGGACTGGAAGCATGACTGGGAGAAAGGGTATCTTGAATTTACCGAGGACTTCATTTTCCCCAACACATTCAAGACCATGAGGGAGTTTCTGGAAATTTTTAGCCAGGTGGGAACCAAGCCCGAATTCGAAATCTACGATGTGGGCATGATCAACAACCTGGCTTTTGCGATCCAGGCCGGCTGGGTCAAAACGCCGGTCTACCTCCAGTTTGTGATGGGTATCCTGGGCGGCATACCGGCGACCCCGCAAAACCTGATGTTCCTTTATGAGACCGCGCAGAAGGCCATCGGTGATTTCGAATTTTCCGTGTGCGCAGCCGGCAAGAACCAGTTTTACATGGGCACCCAGTCGTTTCTGCTGGGGGGCCACGCCCGCGTCGGGTTGGAGGACAATCTCTACCTCGGCAAGGGTCAGATGGCGGAGAGCAATGCCGAGCAGGTGGAAAAGATCGCGCGGATTGCCCGTGAACTGGATTGTGAACCGGCCACGCCCGAGGAGGCCCGGCACATACTGGGGCTGAAGGGGTTGGACAAGGTTAATTTCTAA
- a CDS encoding zinc-dependent alcohol dehydrogenase family protein, with protein MKAACYEKFKGPITIEDLPDPEVPEDGALISVKANGICRSDWHGWMGHDPDITRFPHVPGHEMAGVVEAVGRQVKCWKPGDRVTMPFVEGCGACPQCASGNHQICDRQDQPGFTHWGSFAELVAVRRADVNLVRLPPEIGYVTAASLGCRFATSFHGIVDQARTAPGEWVAVHGCGGVGLSALMIAKALGANTIGIDIKEESLALASELNAAFTLNAREVADVPAAVMDLTGGGAHVSMDALGSRETCYNSVSCLRKRGRHVQVGLMVEDYKDAAVPMDKVIAKELEIRGSHGMQAYRYDRMLAMILSGSLEPSRLIKKTVSLEASVDELMRMDRFEGAGVTVIDVFQESN; from the coding sequence ATGAAAGCCGCCTGTTACGAAAAGTTCAAGGGCCCTATCACGATTGAGGATCTTCCTGACCCGGAGGTGCCGGAGGACGGCGCGCTCATCAGCGTCAAGGCCAACGGCATCTGCCGCTCCGACTGGCACGGCTGGATGGGGCACGACCCGGATATCACCCGGTTTCCGCATGTTCCGGGGCATGAAATGGCGGGGGTGGTGGAGGCTGTCGGCCGCCAGGTCAAGTGCTGGAAACCGGGAGATAGGGTGACCATGCCCTTCGTGGAGGGATGCGGTGCCTGCCCGCAGTGCGCTTCCGGCAACCATCAGATCTGCGACCGTCAGGACCAGCCCGGGTTCACTCACTGGGGGTCGTTTGCCGAGCTTGTGGCCGTTCGCCGGGCCGACGTGAACCTGGTGCGCCTGCCTCCGGAGATCGGATATGTCACGGCTGCCAGCCTGGGATGCCGTTTCGCGACCTCATTTCACGGCATCGTGGATCAGGCCAGGACCGCTCCCGGAGAGTGGGTGGCCGTCCACGGTTGCGGCGGGGTGGGGTTGTCGGCCCTGATGATCGCCAAAGCCCTGGGGGCCAATACCATCGGCATCGATATCAAGGAAGAGAGCCTGGCGCTGGCATCAGAGCTTAACGCCGCTTTCACGCTGAATGCCAGGGAGGTGGCGGATGTGCCCGCCGCCGTGATGGACCTCACCGGTGGCGGCGCCCACGTGTCCATGGATGCCCTGGGGAGCCGGGAAACGTGCTACAACTCCGTCAGCTGCCTGCGCAAGCGGGGGAGACACGTGCAGGTGGGCCTCATGGTCGAGGACTACAAGGACGCGGCCGTGCCCATGGACAAGGTCATCGCCAAAGAGCTCGAAATTCGGGGCAGCCACGGCATGCAGGCCTACCGCTATGACCGCATGCTGGCTATGATCCTTTCCGGCAGCCTCGAGCCCTCCAGGCTGATCAAAAAAACGGTCAGCTTGGAGGCTTCGGTCGACGAATTGATGCGGATGGACCGTTTCGAGGGGGCCGGGGTGACGGTGATCGATGTGTTCCAAGAATCAAATTAA
- a CDS encoding SMP-30/gluconolactonase/LRE family protein, protein MTDNPIIGFRVDPAEIQYIGENLQRPECILAEKDGTLWSADAGGGVMRISPDGTQKLITQSFETHFSAATDDASRFTEGTLPNGLAFAENGDIIISNFGTDVLEVMSRDGETRLMYDSIDGEPIGKVNFVLRDSRNRIWLTISTRVKNWMETISPNISDGYIALADERGLRIVADGFSFTNEIRLDAREEYMYIVETTGQRVSRMKVGSDGSLSNREVFGPSKLGPYGFPDGIAFDAYGNLWGTLVMVDQVFAITPEGDFTIILDDLNEAPARALEQAFVEDRVTPDDMLAAGGTIAPWFASVTFGGPDLKTVYIGSLRGTRIPFFRSPVAGLPMIHWR, encoded by the coding sequence ATGACCGACAATCCCATCATCGGTTTCCGGGTGGACCCGGCGGAGATACAGTACATCGGCGAGAACTTGCAGCGGCCGGAATGCATTCTGGCGGAAAAGGACGGCACGCTTTGGTCGGCGGACGCCGGGGGCGGGGTTATGCGGATATCGCCGGATGGAACGCAGAAGCTGATCACCCAGTCATTTGAAACGCATTTCAGCGCGGCAACGGACGACGCCAGCCGGTTTACCGAAGGCACCCTGCCCAACGGCCTGGCCTTTGCCGAAAACGGTGACATTATCATCTCCAACTTCGGCACCGACGTCCTCGAGGTGATGAGCAGGGACGGTGAAACCAGGCTCATGTACGACAGTATCGACGGTGAGCCCATCGGCAAGGTCAACTTCGTTCTGCGCGACAGCAGGAACAGGATCTGGCTGACCATTTCAACACGTGTCAAGAACTGGATGGAAACCATCAGCCCGAACATCTCAGACGGCTATATCGCCTTGGCCGATGAAAGGGGGTTGCGCATCGTGGCCGACGGATTCAGTTTTACCAATGAAATCCGCCTGGACGCCCGGGAAGAGTACATGTACATCGTCGAAACCACCGGTCAGCGCGTCTCCAGGATGAAAGTGGGTTCGGACGGCTCGCTTTCCAACAGAGAAGTTTTCGGGCCGTCCAAACTGGGGCCATACGGCTTTCCGGACGGTATCGCCTTCGATGCCTACGGCAACCTGTGGGGCACGCTGGTGATGGTGGACCAGGTGTTTGCGATTACGCCGGAGGGAGATTTTACGATCATCCTGGACGATCTGAATGAAGCGCCGGCCCGGGCGCTCGAGCAGGCCTTCGTGGAAGACCGGGTCACACCGGACGATATGCTGGCTGCCGGCGGTACCATCGCCCCCTGGTTTGCCAGCGTCACCTTTGGCGGCCCGGATCTGAAAACCGTTTATATCGGCAGCCTGCGGGGCACCCGCATTCCTTTTTTCAGATCGCCCGTGGCGGGATTGCCCATGATTCACTGGCGATAA
- a CDS encoding AMP-binding protein, with amino-acid sequence MSIYDEKPWLKHYDEGLAPEIAVDRESSYVDLFNASVRANPAAPAVHFMGVTFTYGEVDDLSGRFAAYLSACGCSPGDVVGINLPNIPQYIIALVGSLRCGCAVTGVSPLLTAREMAYQINDADARVLVTLDAIFENRVQPVQGEVPGLQHIVCANIGDYLPPLKRFLGKLLKKIPGGKLAPLPGKEVTAFKQVMASHANQPPQVEISQADTCLVQYTGGTTGMPKGVELTHGNIVVNAAQIADWLSYRFGKEVMCSAFPLFHMAGLMVCMASLTQNTPQCLIPDPRNTKHICGEIKTYHPTVVVNVPSLYQMLMETPGFDALDFSSCKAFVSGAAPFAVESIQAFEAIVGSGKVLEVYGMTETSPIATMNPLKGKKKIGSVGLPVQSTRIKLVDIETGTTEVPVGEEGELIVNGPQVMKGYLNKPDETAHAIRDFQGEKWLYTGDVARMDENGYFSIADRVKDMLIVGGYKVFSREVEEKLYQHPAVEFCAIVGVPNEDRPGNEIVKAVIQAPKGAGGMESIKEDIIAYCKENMAPYKVPKIVEFVDEIPLTAVGKVDKKALR; translated from the coding sequence ATGAGCATCTATGATGAAAAGCCCTGGCTGAAGCACTACGATGAAGGTTTAGCACCCGAGATAGCGGTTGACAGGGAATCCAGTTATGTAGACCTGTTCAACGCGTCCGTCCGCGCCAATCCGGCCGCACCGGCCGTCCATTTCATGGGGGTTACCTTTACGTATGGGGAAGTGGACGATCTGTCCGGCCGGTTCGCCGCTTATCTGAGTGCCTGCGGCTGTTCACCGGGAGACGTGGTGGGCATCAATCTCCCCAACATTCCCCAGTACATCATAGCCCTGGTGGGAAGCCTGCGTTGCGGGTGTGCCGTGACCGGTGTGTCCCCCCTGCTCACCGCCAGGGAGATGGCGTATCAGATCAACGATGCCGATGCCAGGGTTCTGGTGACCCTGGATGCCATTTTCGAAAACCGGGTGCAGCCGGTACAGGGGGAGGTTCCCGGATTGCAGCACATCGTGTGCGCCAACATCGGGGACTACTTGCCGCCGTTGAAGCGGTTTTTAGGAAAGCTGCTGAAAAAAATACCCGGTGGCAAACTCGCTCCCCTGCCGGGTAAGGAGGTCACGGCTTTCAAGCAGGTCATGGCGTCCCACGCCAACCAGCCGCCGCAGGTCGAGATATCGCAGGCGGACACCTGTCTGGTGCAGTATACCGGCGGCACCACCGGCATGCCCAAGGGTGTCGAACTGACCCACGGCAACATCGTGGTCAACGCCGCCCAGATCGCCGACTGGTTGAGCTACCGATTCGGCAAGGAGGTCATGTGTTCCGCCTTTCCGCTGTTCCACATGGCCGGCCTCATGGTGTGCATGGCCTCGCTGACCCAGAACACACCCCAGTGCCTGATCCCGGATCCGAGAAACACCAAGCACATCTGCGGGGAAATCAAAACCTACCATCCGACCGTCGTGGTCAACGTGCCTTCCTTGTACCAGATGCTCATGGAAACGCCCGGGTTCGATGCCCTGGACTTTTCTTCCTGCAAGGCGTTCGTTTCCGGGGCGGCGCCGTTTGCCGTGGAGTCCATCCAGGCTTTCGAAGCCATTGTCGGTTCGGGCAAGGTGCTGGAGGTCTACGGCATGACCGAGACGAGCCCCATAGCCACCATGAATCCTTTAAAAGGTAAAAAAAAGATCGGGAGCGTGGGGTTGCCCGTACAGAGCACGCGCATCAAGCTGGTGGACATCGAAACCGGCACCACCGAGGTTCCCGTGGGGGAGGAGGGCGAACTGATCGTCAACGGTCCCCAGGTCATGAAGGGCTATCTCAACAAGCCCGATGAAACCGCTCATGCCATCAGGGATTTTCAGGGTGAAAAGTGGCTCTACACGGGGGACGTGGCCCGTATGGATGAAAACGGCTATTTCAGCATCGCCGACAGGGTCAAGGACATGCTTATCGTGGGTGGCTACAAGGTGTTTTCACGCGAAGTGGAGGAGAAACTCTACCAGCACCCGGCCGTGGAATTCTGCGCTATCGTGGGCGTCCCCAACGAGGACCGTCCCGGCAACGAGATCGTCAAGGCGGTCATTCAGGCGCCCAAGGGCGCGGGAGGGATGGAAAGCATCAAGGAAGATATTATCGCCTATTGCAAAGAAAACATGGCGCCCTACAAGGTGCCCAAGATCGTCGAATTCGTGGACGAGATACCCCTGACCGCGGTCGGCAAGGTGGATAAGAAAGCTTTACGTTAG
- a CDS encoding sulfite exporter TauE/SafE family protein, giving the protein MLSYPVLVYAAIALLFAGFIRGFSGFGFSMMVMISLSFVLAPAEIVPMILLWEVLASAWLLPQVWRDVDWISIGWLLAGVLVGTPIGVYTLTQVPAKPMQAIIAVTVIFLIIAVWRGFRISENVGRAATSGVGVVSGILNGGATIGGPPVVLFYYSAKNNLKRARASLIAFFLATDLFAAAICASQGLVTTKGLKLTGILVIPMVIGLTLGSKSFFNLDQEVFRRRV; this is encoded by the coding sequence ATGCTCAGCTATCCAGTACTCGTATATGCGGCCATTGCCTTGTTGTTTGCCGGTTTTATCAGGGGATTCAGCGGATTCGGTTTTTCAATGATGGTGATGATCAGCCTTTCCTTTGTGCTGGCGCCGGCCGAAATCGTTCCCATGATTCTGCTCTGGGAGGTCTTGGCCAGTGCCTGGCTTTTGCCGCAGGTCTGGCGTGATGTGGACTGGATTTCGATTGGATGGCTTTTGGCGGGAGTCCTGGTTGGCACACCCATCGGCGTATATACCCTTACACAGGTTCCTGCCAAGCCCATGCAGGCAATCATCGCCGTTACGGTAATCTTTCTCATCATCGCGGTTTGGCGTGGGTTCAGAATCAGTGAGAATGTCGGCCGAGCGGCAACCAGCGGTGTGGGCGTGGTGTCGGGTATATTGAACGGGGGGGCGACTATCGGCGGTCCGCCGGTTGTGCTTTTTTACTATTCGGCAAAAAATAACCTGAAGCGTGCCCGGGCATCCCTGATTGCCTTTTTCCTGGCAACGGATTTGTTTGCTGCCGCAATTTGCGCAAGTCAGGGACTCGTGACGACAAAGGGGCTCAAGCTGACGGGCATTTTAGTGATACCGATGGTTATAGGCCTGACACTGGGCAGCAAATCATTCTTTAATTTGGATCAGGAAGTATTTCGCCGCCGCGT
- a CDS encoding cyclase family protein: MARKIIDLSIAIEPGLPSDPPMMIPQVEYVDHTAGGDQMEAFFPGLKKEQLPKGLGWALENITLTTHSGTHLDAPYHYHPTMDGGKPALTIDQIPLEWCFSDGVLLDFRSKADGERITAADVEEELKRIEYDIKPLDIVLVQTGADEAWGTESYLVKGAGMDRESTLYLTEKGVRVVGIDAWSWDRPLPFLAEEFKKTGDPKVIWEAHFAGIDIGYCHMEKMANLSAIGRPHGFKVCCFPVKIKDASAAWTRPVAIVEQ, from the coding sequence ATGGCACGTAAAATTATAGACCTGTCCATCGCTATCGAACCCGGCCTGCCCAGCGACCCGCCGATGATGATTCCGCAGGTGGAGTATGTCGATCACACGGCCGGGGGAGACCAGATGGAGGCGTTTTTTCCCGGCCTTAAAAAGGAACAACTGCCCAAGGGCCTGGGATGGGCGCTGGAAAATATCACCCTCACGACCCATTCGGGCACCCACCTGGACGCTCCCTATCATTACCATCCGACCATGGACGGCGGTAAGCCGGCTCTGACCATCGACCAGATTCCGCTGGAGTGGTGTTTCAGCGATGGGGTGCTTCTGGACTTTCGCAGCAAGGCGGACGGCGAGCGCATTACGGCGGCGGATGTCGAGGAGGAGCTGAAGCGCATCGAATACGACATAAAGCCCCTGGACATCGTGCTTGTCCAAACGGGTGCCGACGAGGCCTGGGGGACGGAGTCCTACCTGGTCAAGGGCGCCGGCATGGACCGCGAGAGCACGCTGTACCTGACCGAAAAAGGCGTCAGGGTCGTCGGCATCGACGCGTGGAGCTGGGATCGGCCGCTGCCCTTTCTGGCCGAGGAGTTCAAGAAAACAGGGGACCCCAAGGTGATCTGGGAGGCGCATTTTGCCGGAATTGACATCGGCTACTGCCACATGGAGAAAATGGCCAACCTGTCCGCTATCGGGCGGCCCCACGGCTTCAAGGTGTGTTGCTTTCCGGTGAAGATCAAGGATGCCAGCGCCGCCTGGACCCGTCCCGTGGCTATCGTTGAGCAGTAA
- a CDS encoding TRAP transporter large permease, with amino-acid sequence MSDLQIGLMSIFGILFLIYAGMHVAIALTLLSFLGVWFIRGKWIVASKLLALAAADSISSYIFGVVPLFVLMGMFISVSGIGKDTFDVANRIFGKLRGGLGIATVAANAVFAAVTGISIASAAVFTKVAVPEMTRLGYKPRFAVGVVTGSSVLGMLIPPSLLLILFGILTETSIGDLFKAGIMPGIVLSIGFSLAILIMAYRFPNYVGGRPEDREGAADEGIPMVAAVGKLIPIALLVALVLGGIYAGWFTPTESGAVGALGALLLTLGKRRLTWSGLWQVLIETGHVTVSILFLIISANIYGRMLALSGITSFIAEWIGESGMGLYAVISIYLVVVLLMGTILDSTSIMMIVVPLIYPIMKTFDVNFVWFGLLTVIAIEVGLITPPLGIAAYVVKSTLDDQGITLNDVFAGALPFVLIMIMVLALVTAFPQISLVLVR; translated from the coding sequence ATGAGTGATCTGCAAATCGGCCTGATGTCGATATTCGGAATTTTGTTCTTGATCTATGCCGGTATGCACGTGGCCATTGCCCTTACCCTGCTTTCCTTTCTGGGGGTATGGTTCATCCGGGGCAAATGGATCGTGGCCAGCAAACTGCTGGCCCTGGCGGCGGCGGACAGCATCTCCAGCTACATATTCGGCGTGGTGCCGCTTTTCGTGCTCATGGGCATGTTTATTTCGGTTTCGGGGATCGGCAAAGACACCTTCGACGTCGCCAACCGGATATTCGGCAAACTCCGCGGGGGGCTGGGCATCGCCACGGTGGCCGCCAATGCCGTATTTGCAGCGGTTACCGGGATCTCCATCGCATCCGCGGCGGTCTTCACCAAGGTGGCGGTGCCGGAAATGACCCGCCTGGGCTACAAACCGCGATTTGCCGTGGGGGTGGTTACCGGATCGTCGGTTCTGGGGATGCTCATTCCGCCCAGCCTCCTGTTGATCCTGTTCGGAATTTTGACGGAAACCTCCATCGGCGACCTGTTCAAGGCCGGCATCATGCCCGGTATCGTGCTTTCCATCGGTTTCTCCCTGGCCATATTGATCATGGCCTATCGGTTCCCCAATTATGTGGGGGGGCGGCCCGAGGATCGGGAAGGGGCGGCAGACGAAGGCATTCCCATGGTGGCGGCCGTCGGCAAGCTGATACCCATAGCCCTGCTGGTGGCTTTGGTCCTGGGCGGCATTTATGCCGGATGGTTCACCCCCACCGAGTCAGGGGCTGTGGGCGCCCTCGGTGCCTTGCTGTTGACGTTGGGAAAAAGACGCCTGACATGGTCGGGGCTGTGGCAGGTTCTCATCGAAACGGGACACGTGACGGTCTCGATTCTTTTTCTGATCATATCGGCCAACATTTACGGCCGCATGCTGGCGCTTTCCGGTATCACCAGCTTCATAGCCGAGTGGATCGGCGAGTCCGGCATGGGACTGTATGCGGTTATCAGCATCTATCTGGTGGTGGTCCTGCTCATGGGCACCATTCTCGATTCGACCTCCATCATGATGATCGTGGTGCCGCTGATCTATCCCATCATGAAGACGTTTGACGTCAACTTCGTCTGGTTCGGCCTTTTGACCGTCATCGCCATCGAAGTGGGCCTGATCACTCCCCCGCTGGGGATAGCGGCTTACGTCGTCAAGTCGACGCTCGACGATCAAGGGATTACGTTGAACGATGTGTTTGCCGGTGCCTTGCCGTTCGTTTTGATCATGATCATGGTACTGGCGCTGGTGACGGCGTTCCCCCAGATCAGTCTGGTGTTGGTACGATAA
- a CDS encoding C4-dicarboxylate TRAP transporter substrate-binding protein, with translation MKMVKTSVLILVLLSVMLTVPLGPAQAKTYKLTAAAGHPPIFLWVTLTRDFFIPEVDRLLAEAGGKDKIVWNQAYGGTVAKIGGVLEAVEEGIVDLGFVGTIFEAPKMPLHNVSYMTPFGSGDIFKVVDTMTELQKKVPAVANEWTKYNQVYLGGVGLDTYGILTNFPVNTVDDIDGHKIAAPGPSANWIKGTGAVAVAANLNTYYNGIKTGVFEGTLTFMTAGAAIKVYEVAPYICMVNFGAQFAGGLSVNKDVFDSFPEYMQKIFLKVGAQYENRLAQAQTDKAAGAMKSMEKAGAKVLYLSDAERKRWAAKLPNVAMNWAQSMEEKGMPGKEVLQGYLDGLRSRGVVLVRDWDK, from the coding sequence ATGAAAATGGTAAAAACGAGTGTACTGATTTTGGTATTGCTGTCCGTTATGCTGACCGTTCCTTTGGGGCCGGCCCAGGCTAAAACCTATAAATTGACCGCTGCCGCAGGTCATCCGCCGATTTTTTTATGGGTAACCCTGACCAGGGATTTTTTCATTCCGGAAGTGGACCGGCTTCTGGCCGAAGCCGGCGGCAAGGACAAAATTGTCTGGAACCAGGCCTACGGAGGGACCGTGGCCAAGATTGGAGGTGTTCTCGAAGCGGTTGAGGAAGGCATTGTCGATCTGGGGTTCGTGGGAACCATTTTCGAAGCGCCTAAAATGCCGTTGCACAACGTCAGCTACATGACGCCCTTCGGTTCCGGCGATATTTTCAAGGTCGTCGATACCATGACGGAGCTCCAGAAAAAGGTTCCGGCGGTGGCCAACGAGTGGACCAAGTACAACCAGGTGTACCTGGGGGGCGTCGGCCTCGATACCTACGGCATCCTGACCAATTTCCCGGTGAACACGGTGGACGACATCGATGGGCATAAAATCGCCGCCCCCGGCCCATCGGCCAACTGGATCAAGGGCACGGGCGCCGTGGCCGTAGCCGCCAACCTGAACACCTACTACAACGGAATCAAGACCGGCGTGTTCGAAGGCACCCTGACATTTATGACCGCCGGTGCGGCCATCAAGGTGTACGAGGTGGCCCCGTATATCTGTATGGTCAACTTCGGCGCTCAGTTTGCCGGTGGATTGAGTGTCAACAAGGATGTGTTCGACAGCTTTCCCGAGTATATGCAGAAAATTTTTCTGAAAGTGGGCGCTCAATACGAGAACCGGTTGGCCCAGGCCCAGACGGACAAGGCTGCCGGGGCCATGAAATCCATGGAAAAGGCGGGGGCCAAGGTGCTCTACCTGTCGGATGCCGAACGCAAACGCTGGGCCGCGAAGCTGCCCAACGTTGCCATGAACTGGGCGCAATCGATGGAGGAAAAGGGAATGCCGGGCAAAGAAGTCCTTCAGGGCTATCTGGACGGCCTGCGCAGCCGGGGCGTGGTGCTGGTGAGGGACTGGGACAAATAA
- the nudC gene encoding NAD(+) diphosphatase codes for MSFRPGFKFPATLDDAALWFIFNHGKMLFSTAGEGLHIPATGDIEPYRQLLTRRQYIGSLNGRHCYAADVPGDAAAGEALEFKNLRSIFNALDEETVWTAGRANQLATWNRNHQYCGNCGTVCENKRDERAKMCPACGLINYPRLSPAVIVAVIRDEHILLARNKRFKLPFFSVLAGFVEPGETLEACVEREIGEEVGIRVDNIRYFGSQPWPFPDSLMIAFLADYAGGEVRVDGTEITEARWFRREKLPGIPPRISIARQLIDWFIRNRS; via the coding sequence ATGAGTTTCAGGCCTGGTTTCAAATTTCCAGCCACCCTGGATGACGCCGCCCTCTGGTTCATTTTCAACCATGGGAAGATGCTTTTTTCAACGGCCGGCGAAGGGCTGCATATTCCCGCAACCGGAGATATAGAACCATACAGGCAGCTGTTGACCCGCCGGCAGTATATCGGAAGCCTCAACGGCCGCCACTGCTATGCCGCCGATGTTCCGGGCGACGCTGCCGCCGGGGAAGCGCTGGAATTCAAGAATCTGCGCTCGATTTTCAATGCCTTGGACGAAGAAACCGTTTGGACGGCCGGGAGGGCCAACCAGCTGGCAACCTGGAACCGCAATCACCAGTACTGCGGCAACTGCGGTACCGTCTGCGAAAACAAACGCGACGAGCGTGCGAAAATGTGCCCTGCATGCGGCCTGATCAACTATCCCCGCCTTTCACCGGCCGTCATCGTTGCCGTTATCAGGGATGAGCATATCCTGCTCGCCCGGAACAAGCGTTTCAAGTTGCCCTTCTTTAGCGTGCTGGCCGGATTTGTGGAACCCGGAGAGACGCTCGAAGCATGCGTCGAGCGGGAGATCGGGGAGGAGGTCGGCATCCGGGTCGACAACATCCGCTATTTCGGCAGCCAGCCGTGGCCATTCCCGGATTCTCTGATGATCGCCTTTCTGGCGGACTACGCCGGCGGGGAGGTACGCGTGGACGGCACCGAAATAACCGAGGCCAGGTGGTTTCGCAGGGAAAAGCTGCCGGGCATACCGCCGCGCATCAGTATCGCCAGACAGCTGATCGACTGGTTCATTAGAAACAGGTCGTGA
- a CDS encoding XRE family transcriptional regulator, whose translation MDDLGTKIRTERLKKPLTLKQLSEKTKLSISFLSEIERGVSQPSMASLRRISQALGISLLSFREDEGNGAEWSERQGMDIGRYHRPTRDITDTTVVRAGNRKKIAYPGRSGFYELLTPDLNRKLEVLYIRMEPGFDSGPPFFDPPGEKCLVIIKGKLAFKVSGKTHTLDAGDSISYPADAPVSWRSETDEPVEAILIITPPGF comes from the coding sequence ATGGACGACCTGGGAACTAAAATTCGCACCGAGCGCCTGAAAAAACCGTTAACACTCAAGCAGCTATCCGAAAAGACCAAACTCTCCATCAGCTTTTTGAGTGAGATCGAGCGCGGCGTTTCACAACCTTCCATGGCGTCTCTGCGCCGGATTTCGCAGGCTCTGGGAATCAGTCTTCTGAGTTTCCGGGAGGATGAAGGAAACGGTGCGGAATGGTCTGAGCGCCAGGGCATGGATATCGGCCGGTATCACCGCCCCACCCGGGACATTACGGATACCACCGTGGTCCGTGCGGGCAACCGCAAAAAAATCGCCTATCCCGGCCGTTCCGGTTTCTACGAGCTTCTGACGCCCGACCTGAACCGCAAACTGGAAGTCCTTTACATTCGAATGGAGCCCGGATTCGATTCAGGGCCTCCCTTTTTCGATCCCCCCGGTGAGAAATGCCTGGTCATTATCAAAGGAAAGCTGGCCTTCAAGGTGAGCGGGAAGACACACACACTGGACGCCGGCGACAGCATATCCTATCCGGCGGACGCACCGGTTTCGTGGCGCTCTGAAACAGACGAACCCGTGGAGGCGATCCTGATTATTACGCCCCCGGGATTTTAA
- a CDS encoding TRAP transporter small permease: MTAREKGGGAQAGNGRRRRIKYDDITSVMNSIGTAWVFVLLVIINLDIGGRAIFNHPIRGVPEIVALSIVACVFLQIAHTLKVGRLTRSEILLNWLAVKKPGVGHFLNGIYHVIGAGLMIIMFDASLPLFKKAWRLDVYVGAEGDFMAPVWPVKLIILVGCIAAAIQFLLTAWHEFRAMGKSVNE; the protein is encoded by the coding sequence ATGACTGCAAGAGAAAAAGGAGGCGGTGCCCAGGCCGGCAACGGCCGGCGTCGCCGCATTAAATATGACGACATCACGTCGGTGATGAATTCCATTGGAACGGCCTGGGTGTTCGTTCTGCTGGTCATCATCAACCTGGACATCGGGGGAAGGGCCATTTTCAACCACCCCATTCGGGGGGTGCCGGAAATCGTGGCCCTTTCCATTGTCGCCTGTGTTTTCCTGCAGATTGCCCACACCCTGAAGGTGGGCCGGCTGACGCGGTCGGAAATCCTCTTGAACTGGCTGGCCGTAAAGAAACCCGGCGTGGGACATTTTCTCAACGGCATTTACCACGTCATCGGGGCGGGTCTGATGATCATCATGTTCGATGCATCCCTGCCCCTTTTTAAAAAGGCCTGGCGCCTGGATGTGTATGTGGGTGCCGAAGGTGATTTCATGGCGCCGGTATGGCCGGTGAAACTGATTATCCTGGTCGGCTGTATCGCCGCGGCCATTCAGTTTCTGCTAACGGCCTGGCATGAGTTCCGGGCGATGGGGAAAAGCGTAAATGAGTGA